A stretch of Aphanothece sacrum FPU1 DNA encodes these proteins:
- a CDS encoding alpha/beta fold hydrolase: MNKINIRGVDHYYEWIRQPGDTGLKPVMVFVHGWAGSARYWQSTAQALCDRYDCLLYDMRGFGRSKLPEISLNLSYELEEYAEDLRVLLDSLGIDKVYLHSHSMGASVGALFMTMYPKKVERAILTCNGIFEYDERAFNAFHQFGGYVVKFRYNWFLKVPLADRLFMARFLYRPIKKEERLAFLEDFILADYEAALGTIYTSVSKKAVEIMPQKFAEITVPTLLISGEKDQIIPAKMGRMAASLNDKIEYVEMAKTSHFPMLEDQEMYLKTVREFVN, translated from the coding sequence ATGAATAAGATTAATATTCGCGGTGTCGATCACTATTATGAGTGGATACGTCAACCGGGGGACACGGGGTTAAAACCTGTTATGGTGTTTGTTCATGGTTGGGCTGGTTCGGCACGCTATTGGCAAAGTACGGCCCAAGCTTTGTGCGATCGTTATGATTGTTTATTGTACGATATGCGAGGTTTTGGCCGGTCTAAATTGCCGGAAATTTCCCTAAATTTAAGTTACGAATTAGAGGAGTACGCGGAAGATTTAAGGGTATTATTAGATAGTTTAGGTATTGATAAAGTTTATCTGCATAGTCACTCTATGGGTGCTTCTGTGGGGGCTTTATTTATGACAATGTACCCGAAAAAGGTGGAACGGGCTATCTTAACTTGTAATGGCATTTTTGAGTATGATGAGAGGGCGTTTAATGCCTTTCATCAGTTTGGTGGTTATGTGGTTAAGTTTCGTTATAATTGGTTTTTAAAGGTTCCTTTGGCTGATCGTTTATTTATGGCCAGATTTTTATATCGTCCCATTAAAAAAGAGGAAAGATTGGCTTTTTTAGAGGATTTTATATTAGCAGATTATGAAGCAGCTTTAGGCACAATTTATACGTCTGTGAGTAAGAAAGCGGTGGAAATTATGCCGCAAAAGTTTGCAGAAATTACTGTTCCTACTTTGTTAATTTCTGGGGAGAAAGATCAGATTATTCCGGCAAAAATGGGACGGATGGCGGCAAGTTTAAATGATAAAATTGAGTATGTAGAGATGGCGAAAACGTCTCATTTTCCCATGTTGGAAGATCAGGAAATGTATTTAAAAACTGTGAGAGAGTTTGTAAATTAA
- a CDS encoding DEAD/DEAH box helicase, whose product MTISFQDLGLSEAIVNRLEAIGFDTPTEIQAKAIPLILEGNDILGQSQTGTGKTAAYSLPILEKIDVKNPNVQALILTPTRELAQQVAQAMKDFTTERRLFILNVYGGQSIERQIRSLERGVQIVVGTPGRVIDLLERKKLVLDSLRWVVLDEADEMLSMGFIDDVKTILKTTPASRNTACFSATMPREIRDLVNQFLTTPVTVSVEQPQAAPTMIEQHLYNVPRGWSKLKALQPILEIENPESAIIFVRTKQTAAELTSKLQEAGQSVDEYHGNLSQSQRERLVQRFRDGKVKLVVATDIAARGLDVENLSHVINYDFPDNAETYIHRIGRTGRAGKTGTAISLADSIDRRMIRQIERRVRQTLEVCQIPNRSQVEAKRLGKLQQQIQDSLAGERMASFLPLVRELSAEYDPQAIAAAALQMIYDQNCPHWMRTDWEVPENNLSKPLIKRKPSKSNASKPSRHNIIKQSDRKVVTHDQSR is encoded by the coding sequence ATGACCATTTCTTTCCAAGACTTAGGATTATCTGAAGCCATCGTAAACAGATTAGAAGCCATTGGTTTTGATACTCCCACCGAAATTCAAGCGAAAGCCATTCCCTTAATCCTAGAAGGCAATGATATCCTGGGGCAATCTCAAACAGGAACGGGAAAAACGGCTGCTTATTCCTTACCTATTCTCGAAAAAATTGATGTTAAAAACCCCAATGTTCAGGCATTAATTCTCACCCCAACTCGTGAGTTAGCCCAACAAGTAGCTCAGGCGATGAAAGACTTTACTACAGAACGTCGTCTGTTTATTCTCAACGTTTATGGTGGTCAATCTATTGAGCGACAAATTCGCAGTTTAGAACGAGGCGTTCAAATTGTAGTAGGAACTCCTGGACGAGTTATCGACTTATTAGAACGCAAAAAATTAGTTTTAGATTCTTTGCGTTGGGTGGTGCTTGATGAAGCTGATGAAATGTTAAGTATGGGCTTTATTGATGATGTCAAAACCATTCTTAAAACCACTCCAGCAAGTCGTAATACGGCCTGTTTTTCGGCTACTATGCCCAGAGAAATTCGGGATTTAGTTAATCAGTTTCTCACCACTCCAGTTACAGTGAGTGTGGAGCAGCCTCAAGCGGCTCCTACCATGATTGAACAACATCTCTATAATGTACCTCGTGGATGGTCTAAATTAAAAGCGTTACAGCCAATTTTAGAGATTGAAAATCCTGAATCTGCCATTATTTTTGTCCGTACTAAACAAACTGCTGCTGAATTAACGAGCAAGTTACAAGAAGCGGGGCAAAGTGTGGATGAATATCATGGTAACTTGAGTCAATCCCAACGGGAACGTCTAGTACAACGTTTTCGGGATGGCAAAGTTAAATTAGTAGTTGCTACTGATATTGCGGCGCGGGGGTTAGATGTAGAAAACCTCAGCCATGTAATTAACTATGATTTCCCTGATAATGCGGAAACCTATATTCACAGGATTGGTCGGACAGGACGAGCAGGAAAAACCGGAACCGCTATTTCTTTAGCTGATTCGATTGATCGTCGTATGATTCGCCAAATTGAACGACGAGTGCGTCAGACTTTAGAAGTTTGTCAGATTCCTAACCGTTCTCAAGTTGAGGCTAAACGACTCGGAAAATTACAACAACAAATCCAAGATTCTCTGGCAGGAGAACGGATGGCTTCTTTCTTACCCTTGGTGCGGGAACTGAGTGCCGAATATGACCCCCAAGCCATTGCGGCGGCGGCCCTACAGATGATCTATGATCAAAATTGTCCTCACTGGATGAGAACTGATTGGGAAGTCCCTGAAAATAACTTATCCAAACCCTTAATTAAGCGTAAGCCTAGTAAATCTAATGCTTCTAAACCTAGCCGTCACAATATCATTAAACAAAGCGATCGCAAGGTTGTGACTCACGATCAAAGTCGTTAA
- the rimO gene encoding 30S ribosomal protein S12 methylthiotransferase RimO, translating into MGNKPTIAISHLGCEKNRIDSEHMLGLLTAAGYPVDANEELADYVIVNTCSFIQEAREESVRTLVELAEANKKIIISGCMAQHFQGELLAELPEAVALVGTGDYQKIVDVIERVETGERVTEISSNPTFIADETVPRYRTTTEGVAYLRVAEGCDYRCAFCIIPYLRGNQRSRSIESLVKEAEQLSEQGVQELILISQITTNYGLDLYGEAKLAELLRALGKVDIPWIRIHYAYPTGLTPKVIEAMRETPNVLPYLDLPLQHSHPDILRRMNRPWQGQVNDNIIKRLKESIPEAVLRTTFIVGFPGETEEHFQHLVEFVEEHEFDHVGVFTFSPEEETPAYKMPDQIPLEIAQERREIIMQIQQPISLKKNQAYIGETVEVLIEQENPETEQLIGRSARFAPEEVDGIVYVKGDALLNSIIPVKITDADVYDLYGEITLN; encoded by the coding sequence ATGGGCAATAAGCCAACTATAGCCATCTCTCACTTAGGATGTGAAAAGAACCGCATCGACTCAGAGCATATGCTAGGCTTGCTAACTGCAGCAGGTTATCCAGTCGATGCCAACGAAGAACTAGCCGATTACGTTATTGTTAATACTTGTAGTTTCATCCAAGAAGCGCGAGAAGAGTCAGTTCGTACCTTAGTAGAACTAGCAGAAGCCAACAAAAAGATCATTATTTCTGGTTGTATGGCCCAACATTTCCAAGGGGAATTACTTGCCGAACTGCCAGAAGCCGTTGCTTTAGTAGGAACCGGAGATTATCAAAAAATTGTAGACGTAATCGAACGAGTAGAAACAGGTGAACGAGTCACAGAGATTTCCAGTAATCCGACGTTTATCGCCGATGAAACTGTTCCTCGTTATCGAACCACCACAGAAGGAGTCGCTTACTTACGAGTAGCCGAGGGTTGTGATTATCGCTGTGCCTTTTGTATTATTCCCTATTTAAGAGGAAATCAGCGATCGCGTTCGATTGAATCTCTAGTCAAAGAAGCTGAACAATTATCTGAACAAGGGGTTCAAGAATTAATCTTAATTTCCCAAATTACGACTAATTATGGACTAGACTTGTATGGAGAGGCAAAACTCGCTGAACTGTTGCGGGCCTTAGGAAAAGTCGATATTCCTTGGATTCGGATTCATTATGCTTATCCGACGGGATTAACCCCGAAAGTAATTGAAGCCATGAGGGAAACGCCCAACGTTTTGCCTTATCTGGATTTACCCCTACAACATTCCCATCCTGATATTCTAAGAAGAATGAATCGTCCCTGGCAAGGACAAGTCAACGATAACATTATTAAACGCCTCAAAGAATCCATTCCTGAAGCAGTATTAAGAACCACATTTATTGTGGGATTTCCTGGAGAAACTGAGGAACATTTCCAACATTTAGTTGAGTTTGTTGAGGAACACGAATTTGATCATGTGGGAGTCTTTACCTTTTCACCGGAAGAAGAAACCCCTGCTTATAAAATGCCCGATCAAATCCCTTTAGAAATTGCTCAAGAAAGACGAGAAATAATAATGCAAATTCAGCAACCAATTTCTCTCAAGAAAAATCAAGCCTATATTGGCGAAACCGTCGAGGTATTGATTGAGCAAGAAAATCCAGAAACAGAACAATTAATTGGTCGTTCGGCCCGCTTCGCACCCGAAGAAGTAGATGGTATTGTTTACGTAAAAGGAGATGCTTTATTGAATAGTATTATCCCCGTCAAAATAACTGATGCAGATGTCTATGATCTCTATGGAGAAATCACTTTGAACTAG
- the ileS gene encoding isoleucine--tRNA ligase, with translation MTEPKSYKDSVNLPQTDFSMRANAVSRELELQKLWAENRIYEQLSEKNPGDLFILHDGPPYANGSLHMGHALNKTLKDIINKYKLLQGHKVRYVPGWDCHGLPIELKVLQSMKSQEREGLTPIKLRRKARDFALKTQQEQCEVFKRFGVWGDWENPYLTLTPEYEAAQIGVFGEMALKGYIYRGLKPVHWSPSSQTALAEAELEYPEGHTSRSVFAAFPIIKSSKKAQEILKPFLSNLGVAIWTTTPWTLPGNLAVALNPDLTYAVVEQTSNLCNYQYLIVAADLVEKLSATFDTSLTVKSTLLGKDLEHTIYRHPLFDRESEILIGGDYVTTESGTGLVHTAPGHGQEDYMVGQRYGLAILSPVDAKGNFTEEAGQFAGLNVLKDANEAIINELKEKGSLLKEEPYQHKYPYDWRTKKPTIFRATEQWFASVEGFRDAALKAIKTVNWIPSQGENRITPMVSDRSDWCISRQRSWGVPIPVFYDEETNEPLLTAETINYVQKIIAEKGSDAWWEMSVEELLPTKYKKDAHKYRKGTDTMDVWFDSGSSWAAVAKQRPELKYPVDMYLEGTDQHRGWFQSSLLTSVAVNEIAPYKTVLTHGFVLDEKGRKMSKSEGNIVDPQIIINGGKNQKQEPPYGADVLRLWVSSVDYSSDVPIGQTILKQLSDVYRKIRNTARFLLGNLHDFDPSKHTVSYEELPELDQYMLHRITEVFTEVTDAFETFQFFRFFQTVQNFCVVDLSNFYLDIAKDRLYISHPESIRRRSCQTVLAVAVENLAKAIAPVLCHMAEDIWQFLPYETPYKSVFEAGWVKMDTQWKKPELTAYWSKLRQIRTDVNKVLEQARNEKAIGSSLEAKVLLYVSDQDLKKQLETFNPDDTLSGNQVDELRYLVLASQVELVDSLETIKTADYQSESDLVSVGVIKAEGEKCDRCWNYSTKVGEFKDDPTICERCNAALVGEF, from the coding sequence GTGACAGAACCCAAAAGCTACAAAGACAGTGTAAACTTACCCCAAACTGATTTTAGTATGCGGGCCAATGCGGTCAGCAGAGAACTCGAATTACAGAAATTATGGGCAGAAAATCGGATTTATGAGCAATTGTCTGAAAAAAATCCCGGTGACTTGTTTATCCTTCATGATGGGCCCCCTTACGCTAACGGGTCACTCCACATGGGTCACGCATTAAACAAAACCCTCAAAGATATTATCAATAAATACAAATTGTTGCAAGGTCACAAAGTTCGCTATGTTCCTGGTTGGGACTGTCATGGACTCCCCATTGAACTCAAAGTTTTGCAAAGCATGAAATCTCAAGAAAGGGAGGGTTTAACCCCCATTAAATTACGTCGCAAAGCGCGAGATTTTGCCCTTAAAACGCAACAAGAACAGTGTGAGGTATTCAAACGGTTCGGAGTGTGGGGAGACTGGGAAAACCCCTATTTAACCCTCACTCCTGAATATGAAGCGGCCCAAATTGGAGTATTTGGAGAAATGGCCCTCAAAGGGTATATTTATCGGGGTCTTAAACCTGTTCATTGGAGTCCCAGTTCTCAAACCGCTTTAGCAGAAGCAGAATTAGAATATCCTGAAGGTCATACTTCTCGTAGTGTATTTGCTGCTTTTCCTATCATTAAATCTTCAAAAAAAGCGCAAGAAATCTTAAAACCTTTCTTATCAAATTTAGGGGTTGCTATTTGGACAACTACCCCTTGGACGCTTCCTGGAAACTTAGCCGTTGCCCTGAATCCTGATCTCACTTATGCTGTAGTAGAACAGACTTCTAATCTTTGCAATTATCAATATTTAATTGTAGCAGCAGATTTAGTTGAGAAATTATCGGCTACTTTTGATACTTCCTTAACAGTTAAATCAACATTGCTAGGAAAGGATTTAGAACACACAATTTATCGTCATCCTTTATTTGATAGAGAGAGTGAAATTCTCATTGGTGGCGATTATGTTACTACAGAATCCGGGACAGGTTTAGTGCATACGGCCCCTGGTCATGGACAAGAAGATTATATGGTGGGTCAACGCTATGGTTTAGCTATTTTGTCTCCTGTTGATGCTAAAGGAAACTTTACAGAAGAAGCGGGACAATTTGCGGGTTTAAATGTTCTTAAAGATGCAAATGAAGCCATTATTAATGAACTCAAAGAGAAGGGTTCATTACTTAAAGAAGAACCTTATCAACATAAATATCCTTATGATTGGCGAACCAAAAAACCGACTATTTTTCGGGCAACAGAACAATGGTTTGCTTCAGTTGAAGGGTTCCGAGATGCAGCATTAAAAGCGATTAAAACAGTAAATTGGATTCCCTCTCAAGGAGAAAATCGTATCACTCCCATGGTCAGCGATCGCTCAGATTGGTGTATTTCTCGTCAACGGAGTTGGGGTGTCCCCATTCCCGTTTTTTATGATGAAGAAACAAACGAACCTTTACTAACCGCAGAAACTATCAATTATGTGCAGAAAATAATTGCAGAAAAAGGTTCTGATGCTTGGTGGGAAATGTCTGTAGAAGAACTATTACCTACAAAATACAAAAAAGATGCACACAAATATCGCAAGGGAACAGACACAATGGATGTATGGTTTGACTCTGGTTCTTCTTGGGCCGCAGTTGCCAAACAACGACCAGAATTAAAATATCCTGTTGATATGTATTTAGAAGGAACTGATCAACATCGGGGATGGTTTCAGTCTAGTTTATTAACCAGTGTTGCAGTTAATGAAATTGCCCCTTATAAGACAGTATTAACTCACGGTTTCGTCTTAGATGAAAAGGGACGTAAGATGAGTAAATCAGAGGGTAATATCGTTGATCCTCAAATTATTATTAATGGGGGAAAAAATCAAAAACAAGAACCTCCTTATGGCGCAGATGTGTTACGATTATGGGTGTCATCGGTAGATTATTCTTCAGATGTTCCCATCGGACAAACCATCCTCAAACAATTATCAGACGTTTATCGTAAGATTCGTAATACAGCACGATTTTTATTAGGAAATTTGCATGATTTTGACCCTAGTAAGCATACTGTATCTTATGAGGAACTACCAGAATTAGATCAATATATGTTACATCGCATTACCGAAGTTTTCACAGAAGTGACAGATGCGTTTGAAACCTTTCAATTTTTTCGTTTCTTCCAAACTGTACAAAATTTCTGTGTTGTAGATTTATCTAATTTCTATCTAGATATTGCCAAAGATAGACTCTACATTTCTCATCCTGAGTCTATCCGTCGTCGTAGTTGTCAAACTGTATTAGCGGTAGCTGTAGAGAATTTAGCTAAAGCGATCGCACCTGTATTATGTCACATGGCCGAAGACATTTGGCAATTTTTACCCTACGAAACCCCTTATAAATCCGTTTTTGAGGCAGGATGGGTAAAAATGGATACGCAGTGGAAAAAACCAGAATTGACAGCTTACTGGTCAAAATTACGGCAAATCAGAACAGATGTGAATAAGGTTCTAGAACAGGCCAGAAATGAAAAAGCGATCGGGTCTTCTTTGGAAGCGAAAGTATTACTTTATGTGTCTGATCAAGACTTGAAAAAGCAACTAGAAACATTCAACCCTGATGATACTTTAAGCGGAAATCAGGTGGATGAATTACGCTATTTAGTGTTAGCATCTCAAGTGGAATTAGTTGATAGTTTAGAAACTATTAAAACAGCAGACTATCAAAGTGAATCTGACTTAGTTTCTGTGGGGGTTATTAAAGCAGAAGGAGAGAAATGCGATCGCTGTTGGAACTATTCAACAAAAGTGGGAGAATTTAAAGATGATCCTACCATTTGTGAACGGTGTAATGCTGCTTTAGTGGGTGAATTTTAG
- the metK gene encoding methionine adenosyltransferase — translation MSRRYLFTSESVTEGHPDKICDQISDTIIDTLLYHDDQSRVAAEVVVNTGLVLITGEVTTKANVNFVELARKKIAEIGYTNADNGFSANSCAVLVALDEQSPDIAQGVTQAHEQRHSLSDDELDRIGAGDQGIMFGYACNETPELMPLPISLAHRFARRLAAVRKMGELPYLRPDGKTQVSIVYEDGIPVGIDTILISTQHDETIDSITDNDAVQIRIKSDLWDAVVIPVLGDINIKPSIDTRFLVNPTGKFVIGGPQGDAGLTGRKIIVDTYGGYSRHGGGAFSGKDPTKVDRSAAYACRYVAKNIVAAGLADKCEVQLSYAIGVARPVSILVETFGTGKVDETKLLDAINELFELRPAGIIQSLSLRQLPSQRGGRFYQDVAAYGHFGRDDLDLPWEATDKVALLKEMLSIPLTVGI, via the coding sequence TTGTCTCGTCGTTACCTATTTACGTCTGAATCTGTTACTGAAGGTCATCCTGATAAAATCTGTGACCAGATCTCCGATACCATTATAGACACCTTGCTCTACCATGACGATCAAAGTCGAGTAGCTGCTGAAGTGGTTGTTAATACTGGTTTAGTCCTAATTACCGGAGAAGTCACTACCAAAGCAAATGTTAATTTTGTTGAATTAGCTCGCAAGAAAATTGCAGAAATTGGTTACACTAATGCAGATAATGGCTTCTCTGCTAATAGTTGTGCCGTCTTAGTCGCTCTAGACGAACAATCTCCTGATATTGCTCAAGGTGTCACTCAAGCTCACGAACAACGCCACTCTCTGAGTGATGATGAATTAGATCGCATTGGTGCAGGCGATCAAGGCATTATGTTTGGTTATGCTTGTAATGAAACCCCTGAATTAATGCCTTTGCCTATTAGTTTAGCTCATCGTTTCGCCCGTCGTTTAGCGGCAGTGCGGAAAATGGGTGAATTGCCCTATTTACGGCCTGATGGTAAAACTCAAGTCTCTATTGTCTATGAAGATGGTATTCCTGTTGGCATAGATACTATCCTCATCTCCACTCAACATGATGAAACCATTGACTCTATAACAGATAATGACGCGGTTCAAATCAGAATTAAGTCAGATCTCTGGGATGCTGTGGTTATTCCAGTTTTAGGGGATATTAATATTAAACCAAGCATTGATACCCGTTTTCTGGTTAATCCTACAGGAAAATTCGTTATTGGTGGCCCTCAAGGAGATGCGGGGTTAACCGGACGTAAAATTATTGTTGATACCTATGGCGGTTATTCTCGTCATGGTGGTGGTGCATTTTCTGGTAAAGATCCCACAAAAGTTGACCGTTCTGCTGCTTATGCTTGTCGTTATGTGGCTAAAAATATTGTAGCTGCTGGTTTAGCTGATAAGTGTGAAGTACAACTGAGTTATGCGATCGGGGTTGCTCGTCCTGTGAGTATTTTAGTAGAAACTTTTGGCACTGGCAAGGTAGATGAAACCAAGCTATTAGACGCGATTAACGAACTGTTTGAATTGCGTCCTGCGGGCATTATTCAGTCTCTAAGCTTGCGTCAACTGCCTTCACAACGGGGTGGACGTTTCTATCAAGATGTGGCTGCTTATGGTCATTTTGGACGGGATGATCTTGATTTACCTTGGGAAGCAACTGATAAAGTCGCCTTACTCAAAGAGATGTTATCTATTCCTTTAACAGTGGGTATTTAA
- a CDS encoding TMEM165/GDT1 family protein, which yields MDWQLFGLSFVTVFLAEIGDKSQIAAIALGGSSNSPRAVFFGSITALILASFLGVIAGGSIAQILPTKVLKAIAAIGFALMALRLLWPDLEEN from the coding sequence ATGGATTGGCAACTATTTGGATTGAGTTTTGTGACAGTATTTTTAGCTGAAATTGGAGATAAAAGTCAAATTGCGGCTATTGCCTTGGGAGGAAGTTCTAATTCTCCTCGTGCGGTTTTTTTTGGCTCAATTACGGCGTTAATTTTAGCCAGTTTTTTAGGAGTAATAGCGGGCGGAAGTATAGCGCAAATATTACCTACTAAAGTATTAAAAGCAATTGCGGCTATTGGCTTTGCTTTAATGGCTTTGCGACTGCTTTGGCCAGATCTAGAAGAAAATTAA
- a CDS encoding TMEM165/GDT1 family protein produces the protein MNTEKSWTFWTVFSSTFLTIFLAEMGDKTQLATLLISAESQSPWIVFAGAATALISTSLLGVLIGYWLARRLSPKTLDLFVALLLLFITGLLINDIIS, from the coding sequence ATGAATACTGAAAAATCATGGACTTTTTGGACAGTTTTTAGTTCTACTTTTTTGACTATATTTTTAGCCGAAATGGGAGATAAAACCCAATTAGCCACTCTGTTAATAAGTGCGGAATCTCAATCCCCTTGGATCGTTTTTGCCGGTGCCGCTACTGCCTTAATATCCACCAGTTTATTAGGGGTATTAATTGGTTATTGGCTGGCCCGTCGTTTATCTCCCAAAACTCTTGATTTATTCGTGGCTTTATTATTATTATTTATTACCGGGTTACTGATTAATGATATTATTAGTTAA
- a CDS encoding YkgJ family cysteine cluster protein, protein METWQCVKGCGACCHLDPSDRPDLAEYLTPEEMTHYLSLVGEGGWCINFDHQKRDCRIYEQRPRFCRVKPDIFEQMYGIEREEFNEFAIDCCRQQIEGVYGPDSTEMHHYNQEIIKDS, encoded by the coding sequence TTGGAAACTTGGCAATGTGTAAAAGGCTGTGGGGCTTGCTGTCACCTCGATCCGAGCGATCGCCCTGACTTAGCCGAATATCTCACCCCTGAAGAAATGACCCATTATTTAAGTTTAGTGGGAGAAGGGGGATGGTGTATTAATTTTGATCATCAGAAGCGAGACTGTCGTATTTATGAACAGCGGCCTCGTTTTTGTCGAGTAAAACCTGATATTTTTGAGCAAATGTATGGTATAGAAAGAGAGGAATTTAACGAATTTGCTATTGATTGTTGTCGTCAACAGATTGAAGGAGTTTATGGGCCAGATAGCACAGAAATGCACCATTATAATCAGGAAATCATTAAGGACTCTTAA
- the psb30 gene encoding photosystem II reaction center protein Ycf12/Psb30 — protein MELLAALNLEPIFQLTFLSLIVIAGPVVIFLLAFRGGDL, from the coding sequence ATGGAGTTATTAGCCGCCTTAAATCTAGAACCTATTTTTCAATTAACCTTTTTGTCATTGATTGTGATCGCAGGCCCCGTCGTCATCTTTTTGTTAGCGTTTCGGGGTGGTGATCTTTAA